The following DNA comes from Cryobacterium psychrophilum.
GATTTGGTGATCATCCCGGCAGCGCGGCCCTGCGTGAGCACATCGAGGGAGCGACCGTAGCGAAAGGCTGGGCGGACGCGCTTGAAGATGCGCGGCACTGTCTCGACATTGTGTGCAAATACCTCCGGATTGGCCTCGAATACTTGATTCAGGTGCTCGGGGTTGCCCGAGAAGTCCGGCACGAGAATTTCAACGCCGGTGCCCGGGTTCTGCTGATGGATCTGACGGATGGTTTCCGCGTACAGCCAGGCGCCTTCGTCGCGCAGATCGTCGCGGGCGACGCCGGTCACCGTCGCGTAGCGCAGGTTCATAGAGGCGACCGACTCACCGACCCGGCGAGGCTCATCCGTATCGTAAGCGGCCGGCTTGCCGGTGCTGATCATGCAGAAATCGCAGCGCCTCGTGCACTGCTCGCCGCCGATCAGGAACGTCGCCTCGCGGTCTTCCCAGCACTCGTAGATGTTCGGGCAGCCGGCCTCCTGACAGACCGTGTGCAGGTTCTCACTCTTGACGAGGGTCTGCAGCTTCTGGTATTCGGGGCCCATCTTCGCCACCGTCTTGATCCAGGATGGTTTGCGTTCGATCGGTGTTTCGGCGTTCCGGGCTTCGAGGCGCAGCAGTTTGCGGCCTTCTGGTGCAGCGCTCATGCGTTCGTCCTGACGGTGTTGAGAAATCCGGTCTTGATATGTTCGATCAGTTCGCTCGGGTGAACGATGCGGCCGAGTGCGCGTGACATGGTCGTCACGCTGGCATCACGAATGCCGCAGGCGATGATGCGGGTGTAGGGATCCAGGGAGTTGCTGCAGTTCAGGGCGAAGCCGTGCATCGTGACACCCTGGGCGACACGTATGCCGATGGCTGCGATTTTGTCTTCGTGCCCGGCCACGCCTACCCACACGCCGGAGCGGCCAGCGACGCGGACGGCGTCGATGCCGAAGTCAACGAGTACGTCGATCAGAATGCCTTCGAGGTGGCGTACGTAGCCGACAACGTCGACGGGTTCCGCCAGATGGAGGATCGGATAGCCGACGAGCTGGCCGGGGTCGTGCCAGGTGATCTTGCCGCCTCGACCGACGTCACTGACGGGGGTGTCGTCGGTGGGGCGTTCCTCAGGGAGCGTCCGTTTGCCGGCGGTGTACACGGGTTGATGCTCGAGGAGGAGAACAGTATCCGTCCTCTCACCTGAGACGACGGATTGGTGGACTGCGCGTTGGAGCTCAAGGCCCTCAACATACGGCACGGAGTTGGCGCTTAGCCCCGCGACGACAAAGTCGAGCATGCAGTCAGTCTAGTTTTCTTGGCCGTCTGAGAAACTAAAAACAAATGTCTAAGTCCTGACC
Coding sequences within:
- the lipB gene encoding lipoyl(octanoyl) transferase LipB, whose translation is MLDFVVAGLSANSVPYVEGLELQRAVHQSVVSGERTDTVLLLEHQPVYTAGKRTLPEERPTDDTPVSDVGRGGKITWHDPGQLVGYPILHLAEPVDVVGYVRHLEGILIDVLVDFGIDAVRVAGRSGVWVGVAGHEDKIAAIGIRVAQGVTMHGFALNCSNSLDPYTRIIACGIRDASVTTMSRALGRIVHPSELIEHIKTGFLNTVRTNA
- the lipA gene encoding lipoyl synthase, encoding MSAAPEGRKLLRLEARNAETPIERKPSWIKTVAKMGPEYQKLQTLVKSENLHTVCQEAGCPNIYECWEDREATFLIGGEQCTRRCDFCMISTGKPAAYDTDEPRRVGESVASMNLRYATVTGVARDDLRDEGAWLYAETIRQIHQQNPGTGVEILVPDFSGNPEHLNQVFEANPEVFAHNVETVPRIFKRVRPAFRYGRSLDVLTQGRAAGMITKSNLILGMGEERAEISQALQDLHDAGTDIITITQYLRPSALHLPVARWVRPEEFVELSDEAKAIGFLGVLSGPLVRSSYRAGQLWAQSMVASGREIPEQLRPLADAQLGFAQAVS